GGTGCAAATCTTCAGGATTACGGATTTTTTTGTGCCGTTCGCCATTTAAAGTAACGTCAAGCTCCGCTTGCAAATAGTCCAGTGCCTCGTCGTATAGAAAACTGCACTGTGGCAGTGTCAGCGCCACATATAGCAAGCCCTTTATGGCAGAAAGCCCTGCTTCGGAATCCCCTGCACGTAATAATCCGCGTAAAATCAGTGCCTGTCGTACAGAAGCATGTAATACACGGCGGCGAAAAATTTTGGGTGCATTTCTTTGAATCACAGGAGTGTATAGCACCCAATTGGCAACGCGCTCACCCATAATTTCCGGCTCACGGGCAATGGCATGCATTCGGTCGCTGGCAAAAATCCAGTCTTCTACAAAGCCACGCAATAGCTTTGCACCGGTTTTGCTGTCGTTATAAGCAATGACATCGCGCATCCAGTCAAAGCTATGCAAGGCGCGCAGCCAATTTGTACTACCTTCTTTAGAAAACCAGCCAATGTGGCGCGAAAAAGAAATATCGCATCCGGCAAGCGTGAACCGACGATTGAAAACATGCTTGCCGCGCTCTTCGTTACCAACCCATAAATCATCCGGCCAGTGACGCTTATCGAGTGATGGCAGCAGGCCAAACGGACTCCATTTACCAATACGCACACCATAGGCGGTGCGTAAACTAAACGGCTGAATTACGCTGGGCAATAGCGTAATAATTCCTTTTTTGGGATGTGCCATATCGCCTCTATCCGCCGCTTTATTTGCCTGTTGCATAGGACTTTTTTATCTTTATATGCGCAATGCGCTGATGTTTTTGGCATAATCTTGCGCATTGCCTGTGAAGACGGCAGAGCCCGCCACCAGCATATCGGCACCGGCAGCGACTACCTCAGGGGCAGTTTGCGCATTAATGCCACCATCTACCTGCAAATCAATATCACGCCCTGATTCATCTATCATCTTGCGGATAAAGCGGATTTTATCCAATTGGGAGCGGATAAAGCTTTGCCCACCAAACCCCGGATTTACCGTCATTACCAAGACAAGGTCAATGTCATCCATAATATAACGCAAACAATCGGGCGATGTAGTTGGCACTAAAGACACGCCGGCTTTTACGCCTTGCGCTTTAATATGCTGTAAGCTGCGATGCAAGTGCGGCCCTGCTTCTGCATGAATAGTGATAATATCTGCCCCCGCAGTGGCAAAGGCCTCGATATACGGGTCTACAGGAGCAATCATCAAATGCACATCAAAAGGCAGTTTGGTATGGCTTCTGGCAGATTTTACCACCACCGGGCCTATGGTGATATTAGGCACAAAATGGCCATCCATCACATCCACATGTATAAAATCTGCTCCGGCATCAGTGATGGCGCGAATTTCATCGCCCAAGCGAGCAAAGTCTGCCGACAGAATAGAAGGTGCAATACGTGTTTTTTGCTGTGTCATATCTATGGTTATACCTCAATAATACCCACTGGCAAGCGCTAGTTCATATACCAACCGTGGCTTACTACCAGCGATTGTCCTGTAAGTGCATTAGTTTTGAATGCACCAAAGAACAATGCTGCTTCAGCCACATCTTCCACAGTGGTAAATTCGGTATCTACGGTTTCACCCAGCATCACTTTTTCTACCACTTCTTTTTCAGTTATACCCAGCTCTTTTGCCTGTTCGGGTATTTGTTTTTCTACCAGCGGGGTTTTAACAAAGCCCGGGCAAATCACATTGGCACGCACGCCATGTTTTGCGCCTTCCTTGCTCACCACGCGCATTAGCCCCATCAACCCATGCTTGGCGGTAACATACGCTGATTTAAGCGGCGAAGCTTCTTTGGAATGCACAGATCCCATATATATCACGCTGCCGCCACCTTTTTTATACATATGCGGCAGACATGCTTTGGTAGTTAGAAATGCCCCATCCAAATGAATTGCCAGCATCTTTTTCCAATCGGCAAAAGGGAAGTTTTCAAGCTTATGCACAATTTGTATGCCTGCATTAGAGACTAAAATGTCAACGCCGTCCCAAGCATCCACCACTTGTTGCACCCCTGCATTTACTGCATCTTCCGAAGTCACATCCATTTCAATTCCCATCGCTTTGCCCGGGCCCATTTTAGTGAGTTCTGCAGCGGTTTGCTCGGCATCTTCCAAGCGAATATCTGCTATCGCAACATTTGCACCTTCCTGCACATAACGGCGGGCTATACCTTCGCCAATACCTCTTGCAGCCCCTGTTATGATTGCCACTTTACCTTGCAGTTGCATAATTCTCTCCTAACAATTAGTTACTTATTACATAGATCCAAAACGCGAACGCCGTGTTTGGGTTTTTCTCGCTCTAGCCATTGCGGGTGGTTTAATGTGTGTTCCACATCACCTTTGCCGCTGCTCCAATGCTCCTGCATTGAATATCGCGAGAACTCATAATCTTTACTGTTCGTTTGATATTCTTTGCGCCGGTTTATTAAATGCACCACCGTAATAGCCGCATCCGAACTCCACTCATTCAGCGCCTGCCAATCCGGATCGCTTTTAATGTCTTCCGGTAGTTTTTCTATAAGGCGCTGCAAAGTGCGACGCATCTGCTGCACTTTTTTGAAATAACTGGTATTAAGACGAGTACGGCTGGAATAACGAATATCACTCTCACGTTGCTCTACATCCAGCAAGGTTTGTGGCATAGGCCCGCTTGCGCTGTATAAATCCACCTGAAAAATACAGCTATCCTGATCATTTTTCATATTATCAATAACATATTGCAGCGGCGTATTAGATACAAGACCACCATCCCAATACCATTGACCGTCTATTTCAACTGGGGGGAATCCAGGCGGTAACGCCCCACTCGCCATAATATGCTCGGGGCAAATCGTGTCGGTGAGCGAGTCAAAATAGGCAAAGTTTCCTGTTTCGACATTGACTGCACCTATGCTCAAACGTACATGGCAGGCATTCAAATAGTCAAAATCCACGAACTTTAATAACGTATCGCGCAGTGGCGAGGTATCGTAATAACTTACTGGGCTGAGATTGAATGGCGAAGGCATACGTGGTCTGAAAAAACCCTCTACGCCCTGCATGGCCGTAACAAAGGCACTGTATTCATTAAAAATTTTGCGCCCCATGTTGTTATTTACCACCGGTGACAGCGTTACGTTTGCTGATACCAGCTGCCAAAATTGCTTTAATTTTTCGAGTCGTTGCTGTGGGGGGTTGCCTGCAATAATTGCTGCATTGATAGAACCAATAGAGATGCCTGCGATCCATTCGGGATCGTAGCACGCATTCGCGAGTGCCTCAAACGCCCCTGCCTGATAGGAACCTAGCGCACCACCGCCTTGTAGCACCAGAATAATTTTTTCTTCAACATGCGGAATGGGAGGATGCTTGGCAAACTGCATCGTCATAAAAACTCTCGAATGTGGTTAGAAAGAATATTTAGATGCAACAAGCATAATCTGCTTGATATAATTTTGCTATCAACAATTTACTGCATTGCAACAGCAGATATAATTACCACGGCTTGCGCGTGAGGGTAATCATCGGTCATAGTAAGATCAATCTGAGCTACCATACCTTCAGGAATAAGCTTTTGCAGTGCTGCTTTAGCACCCCCCGTTAAATGCAATGTCGGTTTGCCAGAGGGTAAGTTCACTACCCCCATATCGCGCATGAACACTCCCTCGCGAAAACCCGTACCCAATGCTTTGGCGCACGCCTCTTTTGCAGCAAAGCGTTTTGCATAGGTGCCGGTGCGCATGTGGCGCGTTTCGGTACGGCG
The sequence above is a segment of the Alphaproteobacteria bacterium genome. Coding sequences within it:
- the rpe gene encoding ribulose-phosphate 3-epimerase, whose amino-acid sequence is MTQQKTRIAPSILSADFARLGDEIRAITDAGADFIHVDVMDGHFVPNITIGPVVVKSARSHTKLPFDVHLMIAPVDPYIEAFATAGADIITIHAEAGPHLHRSLQHIKAQGVKAGVSLVPTTSPDCLRYIMDDIDLVLVMTVNPGFGGQSFIRSQLDKIRFIRKMIDESGRDIDLQVDGGINAQTAPEVVAAGADMLVAGSAVFTGNAQDYAKNISALRI
- a CDS encoding 3-hydroxybutyrate dehydrogenase is translated as MQLQGKVAIITGAARGIGEGIARRYVQEGANVAIADIRLEDAEQTAAELTKMGPGKAMGIEMDVTSEDAVNAGVQQVVDAWDGVDILVSNAGIQIVHKLENFPFADWKKMLAIHLDGAFLTTKACLPHMYKKGGGSVIYMGSVHSKEASPLKSAYVTAKHGLMGLMRVVSKEGAKHGVRANVICPGFVKTPLVEKQIPEQAKELGITEKEVVEKVMLGETVDTEFTTVEDVAEAALFFGAFKTNALTGQSLVVSHGWYMN
- a CDS encoding patatin-like phospholipase family protein, whose translation is MTMQFAKHPPIPHVEEKIILVLQGGGALGSYQAGAFEALANACYDPEWIAGISIGSINAAIIAGNPPQQRLEKLKQFWQLVSANVTLSPVVNNNMGRKIFNEYSAFVTAMQGVEGFFRPRMPSPFNLSPVSYYDTSPLRDTLLKFVDFDYLNACHVRLSIGAVNVETGNFAYFDSLTDTICPEHIMASGALPPGFPPVEIDGQWYWDGGLVSNTPLQYVIDNMKNDQDSCIFQVDLYSASGPMPQTLLDVEQRESDIRYSSRTRLNTSYFKKVQQMRRTLQRLIEKLPEDIKSDPDWQALNEWSSDAAITVVHLINRRKEYQTNSKDYEFSRYSMQEHWSSGKGDVEHTLNHPQWLEREKPKHGVRVLDLCNK
- the acpS gene encoding holo-ACP synthase, encoding MIVGIGNDITRIDRIENSINRFGERFLNRVFTPTEQQKAQRRTETRHMRTGTYAKRFAAKEACAKALGTGFREGVFMRDMGVVNLPSGKPTLHLTGGAKAALQKLIPEGMVAQIDLTMTDDYPHAQAVVIISAVAMQ